One stretch of Brevibacillus laterosporus DNA includes these proteins:
- a CDS encoding FadR family transcriptional regulator, with protein MKLNQPTRLTLVQQVVLQFEQLIESNQWPLGQKIPPEPELVKQLSVSRNTVREAIRALVHSGLLDVRQGDGTYVCRTSELGAVLTRRLEKTELRETMEVRYALERQAARLAAHNRTEEDIATLQRYLSEEHDARERGDVALYIEADVKLHKAIVASTHNTLLQELYDSMTDALTHAVASVIDHTTLSSSPVSHTDLVEAIRQQDAGAAETIACSYMNTLQQVLQDAWGGEEKIEYSATSTE; from the coding sequence ATGAAATTAAATCAACCTACTCGCCTCACGTTGGTTCAACAAGTAGTCCTTCAATTTGAACAACTGATTGAATCAAATCAATGGCCATTAGGACAAAAAATCCCACCAGAGCCCGAGCTGGTCAAACAGTTAAGCGTTAGTCGCAACACTGTCCGGGAAGCCATTCGGGCTCTTGTACACAGCGGATTGTTGGACGTTCGCCAAGGAGATGGCACTTATGTATGCCGCACCAGCGAATTAGGTGCTGTGTTGACCCGTCGCTTAGAAAAAACGGAACTACGCGAGACAATGGAAGTTCGTTATGCGTTAGAACGTCAAGCTGCCCGCTTGGCTGCCCACAATCGGACAGAAGAAGATATCGCAACTCTACAACGTTATTTATCAGAAGAACATGATGCCAGAGAACGTGGTGATGTAGCCCTTTACATAGAAGCAGACGTAAAGTTGCACAAAGCCATTGTCGCATCAACACATAATACTCTTTTGCAGGAGTTGTATGATAGTATGACGGATGCACTAACGCATGCTGTTGCTAGCGTCATTGACCATACAACACTCTCTAGCTCTCCTGTCAGTCATACTGATTTAGTAGAAGCGATCAGGCAACAAGATGCAGGCGCCGCGGAAACAATCGCTTGCTCTTACATGAACACACTACAGCAAGTCCTTCAAGATGCTTGGGGAGGAGAAGAGAAAATTGAATACTCCGCAACATCAACTGAGTAA
- a CDS encoding MFS transporter translates to MLGEEKRKLNTPQHQLSNNRPRTFQIRTILTVLGIILIAANLRAAITSVGPLIGDIRDNTGLTGTVAGMLTTLPLIAFAVLSPVTPKLARRFGMEKTLFVGLLVLTLGILLRSLPSTILLFVGTALIGLAIAVGNVLLPSLIKRDFPHNLGIMTGAYSLSMSIFAALASGLSVPIAHGLQIGWRGSLLSVAALSIVAALIWIPQLQSRHIPKGYSTNKTTSKSIWCCPLAWQVTLFMGLQSLAFYVSISWLPAILFDRGYSAESAGWILSLMQFVSLPVSFIVPMIAGRSKNQRGLAVLMSLFGMIGFTGLFIGSNSLLLLWIIFIGLGQGGSISLALTMFALRAPNVMVSAELSGMAQSIGYALAACGPILFGFLHDVTNGWNLPLIGVVIVILIQLLVGLGAGRDAYVTQLDKKETNSVS, encoded by the coding sequence ATGCTTGGGGAGGAGAAGAGAAAATTGAATACTCCGCAACATCAACTGAGTAATAACCGTCCACGGACATTCCAAATACGCACGATCCTTACCGTGCTAGGGATCATTTTAATTGCTGCCAACCTTCGTGCTGCAATCACCTCAGTAGGACCACTCATTGGCGACATCCGCGATAATACTGGTCTTACTGGCACAGTTGCTGGTATGTTGACAACCCTACCTTTGATTGCTTTTGCAGTCTTGTCCCCTGTTACACCAAAACTAGCACGTCGTTTTGGTATGGAAAAAACATTATTTGTGGGCTTACTTGTGCTCACCCTGGGAATTTTATTACGTTCTCTGCCTTCAACCATTTTGTTATTTGTTGGTACAGCATTGATTGGCTTAGCAATTGCAGTTGGGAATGTATTGCTACCTAGCCTGATCAAACGCGATTTTCCTCATAACCTAGGAATTATGACCGGGGCCTATTCTCTATCAATGAGTATTTTTGCAGCACTGGCATCTGGACTTAGTGTACCGATTGCACACGGCTTACAAATAGGATGGAGAGGTTCTCTATTGAGTGTTGCCGCTCTAAGCATTGTTGCTGCATTGATCTGGATTCCTCAGCTACAATCACGTCACATTCCAAAAGGCTACTCAACTAACAAGACTACTAGCAAAAGCATATGGTGTTGCCCGCTTGCATGGCAAGTTACTCTGTTCATGGGTTTGCAATCGTTAGCGTTTTATGTAAGCATTTCTTGGTTACCAGCCATCTTATTTGATCGTGGTTATAGTGCGGAATCAGCAGGTTGGATTTTGTCTTTGATGCAATTTGTTAGTTTACCGGTTAGCTTTATTGTTCCTATGATCGCTGGTCGCAGTAAAAATCAACGTGGACTTGCCGTTCTTATGTCGTTATTTGGCATGATTGGGTTTACTGGACTCTTCATTGGAAGTAATTCGTTGTTGCTTTTATGGATTATCTTTATTGGATTAGGCCAAGGGGGCAGTATCAGTCTAGCTCTCACCATGTTCGCCTTGCGCGCACCCAATGTTATGGTATCAGCAGAGTTATCCGGTATGGCCCAATCGATTGGTTATGCCCTGGCGGCTTGCGGACCTATTTTGTTTGGATTTTTACATGATGTCACAAATGGCTGGAATCTTCCTCTTATTGGGGTTGTCATAGTTATATTGATACAGCTACTTGTGGGTCTAGGAGCAGGTAGAGATGCTTATGTAACGCAGTTAGATAAGAAGGAGACAAATTCTGTGTCATAA